TTATGCTGCCTCCCGAGGCCCGTTCCCACcaacaccattattattattattattattattattattattattattattaattattattattattattacaatatattttattaaagatttcttagtttacaaaatatatatgcattgtctcttttttcaagttgtgttttctgcaaatctgtttcatttttttGTGAGACATTAGTATTGCATGCAGTAATAgattgggaagaaaagagggggaaagaggggggatggtgagtggggtggggtggggtggtaatgcttctatttttctacttagtgtatgtgtggggttttgtgtcagtgtcacttgcTGGACTATTATTTGAGGATGTAGCAGAAGCCATGAAATAAGACTTCTTTGCTGCCTTTATTGCCACATGGTAGATGGGATTATGTGTTCTAACCAGTGCTTCATTGGCCTTAGAGTGAGCCACTGATCATAACATGGAGGCAATGCCTTATCAGGCGTCCAGAGAAGCCATGAAAGTGAAGACGATGCATGTGTGAAAAAGAAGCCCATCAGAggtgcatgtgtgtttgtaaATATGAAACTATCAGTAAATACTCAGGCTTCAACAACATGCTTACCAGTTGCACACTGATGGTACATATTGCCACTTATGGCTAACCCCATATTTCCATACAGTTCCCTTTGCTATCTATCTGCTTTGAGAGTTTCAAGTGAATGGTACTGTTGGTTAATCATTATGACATCAGAGTGATGTGAAGGTATAAGTAGGGAAGAATTCTGAACAAATATCTTACTCTTCCCACTGCCTTCACAATATTCCCTAAACAGGCACGCATAAGTTGATGAATGGGGAATTATCTAAGTCAGGGATATGAAGCCTGTCAAACAGCTGCAAAACGGCATTCTCCAAATAAGATGcgattaaaagaaagaaacattatTCAGGACCTGAACAGGAGTATAAAAGACAAATCGCAGTCCCTCAAGAAATGGGTGGAAGAACTGGATAGAGATGTGGAGGTGGTTATGAGTCTGATaaatgagaaagaggaaaagattaAGAAATTAGAAAGTCGTAACAGGAGCTTGGCACACATCAATCGAAAACTAGGCACAAACAGGAATAATGCCATCAAGGTTTTTCAGCATCAAGATGATAAACCAGGACCTGCCTTACAGAGTAGAGAAAGCAACGAGCAGGCCAATGTAATTCAAGCCAGAAGAAAAGAGCCTCATTTATCTACGAAGAAGCCCGGTTCTCATTTGGCAAGGACCAATTCTGATACAGAAACAATGATAAGAGACCCTGCAGAACAGTCTGAAAATATTAGGGGGGTACCTGTACAGTATCAAATTACTCCAAAGTTACCAGAGGGAAATGAGAGAATGAGTGCTGAAGACTTACTCATAAGGCCTAAACAAGCCAAATTGTCAGATTACCTCTCCGATCCTTTAAagcttttgcatgcagttttacTTTGCGTTGGACTTTGCACAGTTTTCATACTATTATATACCTACTTCTTCAACAATAACTTCATAGTTAAtagccttctcctgctgctgaATGACCAAGACCTTGCAGAACTGATACAATTTTTTTCGCCATGCCTTACTTGGAAAAATAATGGCCTAATGCCATTTTAAGAATCACTCTTCTCAACCTTCTAGGAACACCTAAGATTTATTGCCACTTTAAAAAGCAATATGTACTTTAAATTTATAATTTccttgtattaaaaaaaacccactctcCAAAAGTATGTCATCTGATTCTTTAACTATTTTGCTAACACGAATTAAGAATTTCAGGAAGGTTTGTTCTCCTGTACAGAAGACATCACTaaagaaaggctgtagctcagaagTAGCGCAAGTGCTTTGTATACAAAAggacccaggttcagtccccagcttgTCAAGGTAGGTTGGGAAAAACTCCTGTCtatggagctaaacagtacaaactgaaagcatttgctgacgatttggtattgacactacaggagccagaatctagaactaaaagagtactggaattgattcaagaatctggacaagtagcgggatttaagttgaataagatgaaaactaaagtcttagagaaaaatctaacagtgatggagagagaaagatttcagaaggagacagggctaacattggttaagaaagtgaaatacctaggggttaacatgactgccaagaatgCGAATctctttaaggataactatgaaaaatgttgggtggaagtgaaaacggatttagaaatatggtcaaacctgaagctatcattgctaggccgaattgctgcgataaagatgaatgtattgccaaaggatgttgtttttgtttcaaacactgcaaatattagataaaatggagtgtttcaagaagtggcagagagatatctctagatttgtctggcagggcaagaaacctcgaataaaatttaagatattaactgacgctaaggaaagaggtggatttgccctgccagacttaaaactttattatgaatcagccgctttttgctagctgagagaatggatgcttcttgagaacactgatgtgttggacttagaaggctttaataatgtctttgggtggcatgcatatctgtggtatgataaggtcaaagcacataaagcgtttaaaaaccatattgtcagaaaagcattgtttaatgtttggataagatataaggatttgcttgagaataaaaccccaaggtggctgtcaccaatggaagcggaggctcagaaaaagctcaatatggaggctaaatggctgaaatattgggaaattttggaacaagagggagacagattaaaactgcagagttttgaaaaattaaaaaatagagtgcgagattggcttcattattatcagataatggaggcatataatttggacaaaaaaaaaatggcttccaggtggaaaaatcaaaattggaaacagaactgttagatcccaaaattaagcacttgtcaagaatgtataacttgctgttgaaatggaacactcaggatgaaacggtgaaatctgctatgattaaatgggcacaagacataacattatgatggctgactgggaacagttatggaccacaggtatgaagttcacggcatgtaatgccttaagagagaatataatgaaaattatatacaggtggtacatgacaccagtcaagcttgtgaAAATTTATCAATTGCCCgataatgttggaaatgtaaagagactgaaggtacattctttcacctttggtggacatgcccaaggattaaggctttctgggagatgatctataacgaaatgaaaaaggtatttaaatatacctttctgaagaaaccagaggcctttctcctgggcatggtcggccaattggtgccaaagaaggacagaaccttctttatgtatgccacaacagcagcaagaatacttattgcaaagtattggaagacacaagatctacccaccctggaagaatggcagatgaaggtgatagactatatggaactggcggaaatgactggcagaatccgagaccagggagaagagttggtggaggaagattggaagaaatttaaagactatttacagaaacattgtaaaattaatgaatgttagaatgatgttggaatgaacttATGTGATTCTAGCAAAAATGTAACAaagatttaagaaaaatagactgttaattggtgaaaggaggaaaagtaaacttatattaatatcaagataatttttcaggataaaaatttgaagagagggaaaggatttgctgaaatggataattgacttagaatacaaaaaagggaggtgtgaggaggtcagggaaacaagcaaatgaaagacaagttATGGGGAGGttcgatttgtttttttaattgtttctatttttctgttttttattgtgatgtgttgttttgtttttgtttaatttggtgtttcttcttttttctttttgtaaccttaaaacttcaataaatactattttaaaaaaaacaaaaactcctgtCTAAAATCCTATACAGCTGCTGGCAGTAAGTGTCAGTGATACCATGCCAGATGGAGCAATTACCAGACTCAACCTAAGGCAGCTTGCtatatgttcctattttcatattATGTACCATGCCAATTTAGGTgtttaatgctgcaatcctaaacccaccaTTTGCTAGAGATCAGGCCCCATTGAACACAGGgtaacttacttccaagtaaacatggataggattATAATGTTACAGTGCAGTACAGTagttgcatgtttactcagaagtaaattctgttGTATCACTTGGGCTTATCCCTgactagtaagtgtgtttagcgTTACAGCCTTACAATGTGATTTTGAGAACATTCCAAGACATCTTAAAATTGTATATGCTGATGATTAAGAATGCTAAGAAATAGAAGGAGGGTAGTTCTTTAATTCTTCCAGAGTTTATTTACCCAGGGAGGTAGACTggtcagggagggaggaaggatgcCTGCTCATGCTACATTGGGTTTCACCCATCTTTTGCTCACATTAGCTGCTCCGGTCTTTACTTCGGGCCTACCCAGAAAAGTATGAGAAATAAAATGGCTCATATATATATTCTAAATACACTTGCCAAAATTTACCAAATGAAGCCATCAAAGCCATGTTCAAAGGGGTTTCAGTGGGAGACCTCATTTGCTTTTGGAAGAGGCTACAAATACATTACTAATGTCTTTTCAAAACTCTATGCATACATTATTCAAAATCTTTACAATAATCCTGTAAAGTTGGTCAGTATTATTATCTGCCCATTGCAACTGGAAGACTGAAGCATAGTGCCTTGCCTAAGGCCACACACCTATGAGCTGACACCAGAGGTGAGCTCTGAACCAATAGTTTCCTATGTCACAGCTACTCAGAATTAGCCGTTATGCCATGCTTCCGCTATCATGACTTATGTAGCAATTTCACCTCATGATACAGGAAATGAATGTTTGTTCTAAAAATCAATTTAGGAGTCAGgaagctgtgagtccaaagtctGGAATTAACCTATTCTCTTGGTTTGTAGGAGGCGGATCAACTTGCGAAAGACTTAGATTTTCTTCTCTCTCATTTGTGCTGGAAGctagaggaagaaggaagaaaagtgacAGAGTTTGCTTGGATTTGTGAATAAATGTTTTCATTGCGGACATTTGGCCCAGATATTCCATATTTGCACTAGGCAAGCTAGGCAAATGTGTTTCGTAAGTGCTTTCAGAGCACATTGGCAGATTTAAAATCAACTGAAATAAACAGATAGCATTTTGCGACAGGCAAATAAAAATCCTAAAGATCAACATGGCAACCAGCCAAGTGGCAGCCAAGTTGAAGCTTCAGAATTGTATCTGACATTTATGTGTAAAGCAGATACACAAAGCCTGCCAGGCAGAGGCCTGTAGATAAACAGAAAACTGAATAAACAAGATACAGAAAATGAAAACTTTACCGTAGGGAGGGGACAAGACAGATATGCCATTGGTTTGCTTATATGGGGCAATGTAGCCCTGGAGTTTAGTAACagtaagcaataataataatgaattaaaaTCCTGCAACTTACTGTGGTTCCTTTCAGGCATATGGTCATGAGAAGATGGTCCCCCATGAAGTAAACAGAGAGAAGAATCATCGGGAAAAATGCCCAGATTACAATGACCAATGAAACTATGAAATTCATTGCCATAGGATGTTTCTGTTGATGACTAGGATGGAAAAGAGGATTATGGTTCTTTTTGAAGCTTTAGGCTGTGGCAAACAGACATTGAAAGGCAATATACTGCTGAGACTGGGGAATGGCAATAGGCTACAGCTGAATTGTCATTGACCTGCATGTAAAAGCTTCCTTGTAACTTTTGGTTAGTCACTGTTGAGAGACAGAATACCAAGCTAGATTGACCATTGACCACAGACTGATGCTTATTTAGTTCTAACGCATGTTTTTCAGTTTGGGAACAATTCATAAGGATTCAAGAAAGTAAGCAGACAGATCATTTCAGACAACATGGAGTCATTTCCGGAATTTCTCCAAAAAGCATCATATGAATAAGCTAAGCGGCATCTGCATCCTTTTCTGAATGTCTCCAACAAATAGTGAATAGCATTTAAAATATGCAGAATGTTTTTACCCACAATCACAGGTTATTAGAATGCATGTCTGAATGCTGTTAATATAGAACAGAAATGGGAACGGCGAAGGTTtgcctttggtttttattttgtatattctgtagtcagcataaaaaatgtagATGTAGGATATGCAAAAATCAGTCAAGGTGCTGCTTGTGGAAAAGCTTGTATACTTTCCTCTTTATTTTTTCGTGCACCTGTGCATACTAAGGCAGGTTGGTGGAGTTTCATGGGATTCTGATCAGCAGCAGGaccacagggggaggagagggagagtttGTCCTTTTGCCCCACACATAGTCTCAAGCTGCTGTTTGCATCAGGAGCCAAAAGCCTCCATTGATCTCCCCATGCAAGTTATAGAACCTTCAGGGAGTAATTTTCATTAGAACAATTACAAGAGGGGAAAGGGTTACTCTCTCCCTTCTCTTGCAGTCCCATTACAGCTTTGACTCCACTATAGCTGCTATTTacagtttttaaaacaaacattccTATTAGTCCTATTTGCACAATTAACAACACATGTAGTCTGACCCTTACATTGCTGTGAATGCCTCAGTTCCTGTTCATGCCCAATACATGACAAAACAGCTGTAGTGTCGCTCAGCTTCATAAAGGACCACAACCAAGTGTACAATCCAAGATGTGTTTTCATTTCCACAGCAGAAGTATGAAATACTGAAGCCAAAAGTGAGATGGGGCCAAGATGATTATCAGAAGCTGAATCCCTTCAAAATGCCTGTGTCTGCCTGACTGCCCACACCTATGCAGAATCAGTCTCTTGACCATTCCTCCAGATCCAATGAAAATGTGCCTGTCCTGTCTTGCATGAGGCCAACATGCACTGAAGACCCAAGCCTACTATGAactgtagacacacacacaactgggTTATCAAGCAGcagtccatttaaaaaaaatatttccctccttttctctgtgtgtatagggtgtgtgtgtgtgtgtgtgtacacacacaaagcCATCAAGCACTTCGTTTGCTCAGGTTCCTAAACAAGACATTTCACCCTGAAAAGGACAATCATCTAAAAATGGGGTGCTCTCCTCTAAACACTTGGTATGTTTCCCCCTAGCTTTTCTCACGTTAATTGCTCTATAGCTACAATATGGCAAAATGCCCTCTTACTAGAAAACAGCCAATAGGTACACAAAGAACAGCTTGGAACTTCAAGTAACATTAAGGTAACAATGCTCTGTTGAAATCAGTGTTACTGCTTTCAGTCACGCCAGTAGGGGGAAAAAGTGCCCCAGAAAACATCCCTTACCTGAAAATTTACATAAACATGTTACCATAGAGACACCCCCTCGAGCTTTGAGCTTCCTTTAAAACTAGTCACTGTTCTTCAAAAgtctcccctcccccgcccccatacCCCTGACAACCTGTCAGACCGAGGAGGAATAGCCCAGTGGTAAGCTGGAAATAGAAAAAAACTCTGGTACTTCAGACCAATTATGCTGTACTGTATCGTTTAAAACTAAATATTTTTCCAAGGGGAATTTTTGGACTGGGGTCTTTAAGACGACAGGGTTTTAAGGCTGACAAATGTGCTAGCGTGTCAATGTGGTAATGAAGTTAGTTCTGCACCGAGTGCAGCATGAAAAACAGAAAATTTCCTTGCAAGGTTTGTGATTAAACATCTAACAGAAAATAATGATTTGCTTGAAGGCACTCAAGCACCAAAAACAGTGAGGTGACGGGAGAGAGAAACAGGATATggtaggggggtggggtgggtggaaccTGCTGAATGTCACTATTGGGAGCTTCTATTATCTTAAAATCTCTTTAATATTCACTGTTAATTATAAAAACTAATAGCTATAAAATTAGAGTACGCAATGGGGGAATGTATGACATTCAAGTGGCAGAacctcctccccagccccagcccccactTCCATTCCTACTGCCTGACTTTCCACTTCACACATGAAATTGATAGGAGCTGATTTGCATGTCTATCCTGTTACTGCAGGGAGAGGAAAGGATTAGCTAAATTATAGGGGATAAACACAGTTTCACTGCATAAAAGCAAAGACTACTTGTAATGAACCAGAGTCAAAAGAATAATGATGTTGACTTTgcttgagagagagaaatgtatttTTTCACAGAGTTAATGAGAACAAGACGTTGGAATTACCCTCCATTTAAATTTCATCAATTCACCAAAAGGACAATTTCCAAagggttttgctatttatttggtGACTACCCTGCTCTGTCTCAAGGGCCCAGAGCTAGAATACTATTGCGCTTTTTGAGAGGTCAAGAAAAATACTTCAGATGTCTAGCTGGCATATGAACATCAGAACCACCtgcgggatcaggccaatgacccatctagtccagcatcctgttgtcacagtgcccaaccaggtgcttatgggaaacctgcaagcaggaccccagcacaagagaactctcccctcctgaggtatCCAGCAACTGATAatcagaagtattactgcctctggccatggaggcagaacacagcccttATGCCTACTAGCCACTGACAAACATATTCCCCCATGattctgtctaatcctctttcaaagccaatgaagttggttgccatcactgcctcctgcaggtacatagtttaactatgcactgtgcaaaaaaatgctttcttttatctgtcctaaatctaaCACACCAACAGCACCATTATTTTAATCAGAGCTAATTTTTGCTGTTGCTAAAATTGGAAAACAATGCATCTCACAaatagggtgttgttgtttttttaagtcaccTTGGTATTGTTCCTATTAATCCAGCATGTTTTAAAcacattgaaacaaaaacaaagacccCCCAATGTGTTCAGCTGGATATGATTGCCACCTGAAATTATGTGTAAAGAGCTCCTTTCCCACAGAAGCCGTCTGAGATGCTGGCGTGAACTTGATTCACATTGAAATAACTTTCATTTTAAGACTGCCCATGCAATGAAGATGTAGTCCTGAAATAAATAATGATTCTGCTATAACGTTCAATTTTGTCTCTATTGAGCTGCTCAACCAGGTGTTGAAACCCAATAgaattttcttttctccctttgaAAAGCTATTCCAAGTGCTGCACGACTGAAGAATGGCCACTTATTAACTGCTCAGCAGTGCTTTCCACTCTTCTGCTGCAGTCTCCAGCAATTGTCAGAACACCAGTTCTGCCAATATTAATCTAGTCCAATCACTAACTATGACAGTGTGGTACACAATTATGGAGACAGGGAGGGATGCATGCTGTTTGGTCTAATGTCTGTTTTATAAATTGAAGCCTGGAATCTATTTATCTGTTTGGCAAAACAAGAAGAGTAATCTTTATTATTGCTTTATACTTACTATGCCT
The nucleotide sequence above comes from Podarcis raffonei isolate rPodRaf1 chromosome 1, rPodRaf1.pri, whole genome shotgun sequence. Encoded proteins:
- the LOC128416552 gene encoding uncharacterized protein LOC128416552 — protein: MGNYLSQGYEACQTAAKRHSPNKMRLKERNIIQDLNRSIKDKSQSLKKWVEELDRDVEVVMSLINEKEEKIKKLESRNRSLAHINRKLGTNRNNAIKVFQHQDDKPGPALQSRESNEQANVIQARRKEPHLSTKKPGSHLARTNSDTETMIRDPAEQSENIRGVPVQYQITPKLPEGNERMSAEDLLIRPKQAKLSDYLSDPLKLLHAVLLCVGLCTVFILLYTYFFNNNFIVNSLLLLLNDQDLAELIQFFSPCLTWKNNGLMPF